The Rhinoderma darwinii isolate aRhiDar2 chromosome 11, aRhiDar2.hap1, whole genome shotgun sequence genome window below encodes:
- the MYOZ1 gene encoding myozenin-1 — MPLSGTPAPNKRKKATKIIMELNFSGEGEQDVSSLNLGKKISVPRDIMLEELSLLSNKGSKMFKLRQKRVEKFIYENNPDVFTDNSLDHFQKFIPSVGGQIGVGGQAGVGGGGYGLIQGSGQFVSSLSGGKHGPGGQHPPVPPPKPGSKGAAGGQQGTGGSGGQGGSGGVDGAGGQDGQSSQPGGEGGKQITVIKTYLSPWEKALGINPQQATNLSINLLDFGNKAELCNYKSFNRSAMPYGGYEKASKLMTFQMPEFDAGPVEAEPETVFNTNVNNRPSFNKTPIGWLGSGDGTHYNIELNVPVDGETEEL, encoded by the exons atgccattatcTGGAACTCCAGCACCAAACAAGAGGAAAAAGGCAACAAAAATCATCATGGAGCTAAact tttcaggagaaggagagcaGGATGTCTCCAGTCTAAATTTAGGGAAGAAGATCAGTGTTCCCAGGGATATTATGCTTGAGGAGCTATCTTTATTAAGCAATAAGGGCTCCAAGATGTTTAAACTTCGTCAAAAGAGAGTGGAAAAATTCATCTATGAGAACAATCCTGATGTGTTCACTGACAATTCATTG GACCACTTCCAGAAGTTTATACCATCTGTTGGGGGTCAGATAGGTGTCGGTGGACAAGCAGGTGTTGGAGGAGGCGGTTATGGATTAATACAAGGCAGTGGTCAATTTGTGTCTAGTCTGTCTGGAGGAAAACATGGGCCTGGAGGCCAACACCCACCTGTTCCTCCACCAAAACCAGGAAGCAAAGGTGCTGCAGGAGGTCAGCAAGGCACCGGTGGCAGTGGAGGACAAGGGGGCAGCGGAGGTGTCGATGGTGCAGGAGGACAAG ATGGTCAGTCTAGCCAACCAGGAGGAGAAGGTGGGAAGCAGATCACTGTCATTAAGACCTACCTCTCTCCCTGGGAGAAAGCTTTGGGAATTAATCCTCAGCAAGCAACAAATTTAAGCATTAACTTATTGGATTTTGGTAACAAGGCCGAACTTTGCAATTATAAATCATTCAACAG GTCAGCAATGCCTTATGGAGGATATGAAAAAGCGTCAAAACTGATGACTTTCCAGATGCCTGAATTTGATGCTGGCCCAGTAGAAGCGGAGCCTGAAACTGTCTTCAACACTAATGTCAACAACAGACCATCCTTCAACAAGACACCAATTGGATGGTTGGGATCGGGTGATGGTACACACTACAACATTGAACTTAATGTGCCCGTTGATGGTGAAACAGAAGAACTCTAA